In Fibrobacter sp., a single genomic region encodes these proteins:
- a CDS encoding S4 domain-containing protein has protein sequence MITRVIDRNFANMRLDRFLRKAFPDESLSVFFAVIRKKKVRVNGVIGKANQMLQEGDTVCIYENFKSVEGESVPLASATASATPSSGDTPQRPVTEETQAKSGFAKNKSTWGKALSPAEKQSCWGVKELDIVIQTEDYVVVNKPSGLASQPGSGTRPGESLVEYLWEWGRREGLDFKPTIAHRLDQET, from the coding sequence ATGATTACTCGCGTTATAGACCGCAACTTCGCCAACATGCGCCTCGACAGGTTCCTGCGCAAGGCATTCCCCGATGAATCCCTGTCCGTATTCTTCGCCGTCATCCGCAAGAAAAAGGTCCGAGTGAACGGAGTCATCGGCAAGGCGAACCAGATGCTCCAGGAAGGCGACACCGTCTGCATCTACGAGAACTTCAAGAGCGTGGAAGGGGAAAGCGTTCCCCTCGCTTCTGCCACGGCATCCGCTACCCCTTCTAGCGGGGACACCCCGCAACGCCCCGTAACCGAGGAAACACAAGCAAAATCCGGTTTCGCGAAGAACAAGTCCACCTGGGGCAAGGCGCTCTCTCCGGCAGAAAAGCAGTCGTGCTGGGGCGTCAAGGAACTCGACATCGTCATCCAGACAGAAGACTACGTCGTCGTGAACAAGCCCTCGGGACTTGCAAGCCAGCCCGGTTCCGGAACGCGCCCCGGTGAAAGCCTCGTGGAATACCTTTGGGAATGGGGCCGCCGCGAAGGCCTCGACTTCAAGCCCACCATCGCGCACCGCCTCGACCAGGAAACC
- a CDS encoding deoxyguanosinetriphosphate triphosphohydrolase: MLNWETLLSATRYGHPADPDPNRSDYHRDYDRIVFSTAFRRLGRKTQVHPFSVNDHVHSRLTHSIEVSSVGRSLAITVYHLIKKYLPKYINEYQFGTIVQSACLAHDIGNPPFGHAGEAAIREWFRKNRNSDPLRGLSNREMADFENFDGNAQGHRILSKLEYHFLDGGMRLTYATIGSMIKYPQLAMYGCPTSLFSTEYDLYEMTAETLGLPQIEKGRWTRHPLVYLMEAADDICYSILDVEDAIELGILSYGDVRDMFSYLCGPDVDVDHEYEENGRNFRDFLSSIRGKAIQNLIDDVAVVFVKHYEEIMNGTLDKHLMDLSNSSPMWGIRIGKRLGKERIYPDRRKTELEVGSYTTLATVLDAFINGVYDYRQNGKNSYRADRIVRLIGQAKIGQSVSAAEAYHQVLDFVSGMTDNYATYLARQIGGLAMGV, from the coding sequence ATGCTCAATTGGGAAACTCTTTTGTCGGCGACGCGGTATGGACATCCCGCCGACCCGGATCCGAACCGCTCCGATTACCACAGGGATTACGACCGCATTGTTTTTTCGACGGCTTTCCGCAGGCTTGGCCGCAAGACGCAGGTTCACCCATTCTCCGTGAACGACCATGTGCACAGCCGCCTCACGCACAGCATCGAGGTTTCGAGCGTGGGCCGCAGCCTCGCGATTACGGTTTATCACCTGATAAAGAAGTACTTGCCCAAGTATATCAATGAATACCAGTTCGGTACCATCGTGCAGTCCGCGTGCCTTGCGCACGATATCGGCAATCCGCCGTTCGGACATGCGGGGGAGGCCGCCATCCGCGAATGGTTCCGCAAGAACAGGAACAGCGACCCGCTCCGTGGCCTGAGCAACCGTGAAATGGCCGACTTCGAGAACTTCGACGGCAACGCGCAGGGGCACCGCATCTTGAGCAAACTGGAATACCACTTCCTCGATGGCGGAATGCGCCTGACCTATGCGACTATCGGTTCGATGATCAAGTATCCGCAGCTCGCGATGTACGGATGCCCGACGAGCCTTTTTTCGACGGAATACGATTTGTACGAGATGACGGCTGAGACGCTCGGTCTCCCGCAGATTGAGAAGGGCCGCTGGACGAGGCACCCGCTGGTCTACCTGATGGAGGCTGCCGACGATATCTGCTACTCCATTCTCGACGTGGAAGACGCCATCGAACTCGGGATCTTGAGTTACGGCGACGTGCGCGACATGTTCAGCTACCTCTGTGGCCCCGATGTGGACGTGGACCACGAATACGAGGAAAACGGGCGCAATTTCCGCGACTTCCTGAGCAGCATCCGCGGGAAGGCTATCCAGAACCTGATTGACGATGTCGCCGTCGTGTTCGTGAAGCATTACGAAGAGATTATGAACGGCACGCTGGACAAGCACCTGATGGACCTCTCGAATTCGAGCCCGATGTGGGGAATCCGCATCGGCAAGCGCCTCGGGAAGGAACGCATTTACCCGGACCGCCGCAAGACGGAACTCGAAGTGGGTAGCTACACGACGCTTGCGACCGTGCTCGACGCCTTCATCAACGGTGTCTACGACTACCGCCAGAACGGCAAGAATTCGTACCGTGCCGACCGAATCGTGCGCCTTATCGGGCAGGCTAAAATCGGGCAGAGCGTTTCCGCGGCCGAGGCCTACCACCAGGTGCTCGATTTCGTGAGCGGCATGACCGACAACTACGCGACGTATCTGGCGCGCCAGATTGGCGGCCTCGCTATGGGCGTTTGA
- a CDS encoding pyrimidine 5'-nucleotidase has protein sequence MVWLFDYDLTLYGEEERFVLDSLDRRIALFVQKTVGGDFENATRIRKEYLVRFGTTLSGLMAMNGTDPDDFFDFIHEPEHLIYPKEAPEKLALLLGLKGPRFVFTNGRHDWSEAGMAHMGIDSAIDGVFDLKMLGWEGKPHDSAYVKMERWLERVLPEKGWAMPANPSEIVLLEDSLRNLEPAHARGWTTILVNPNVEAPAWVDFHIPHLMNLPDILPEVTSRAGCAHR, from the coding sequence ATGGTCTGGCTCTTCGATTACGACCTTACGTTGTACGGGGAAGAGGAACGCTTTGTCCTCGATTCGCTCGACAGGCGCATCGCTCTTTTCGTGCAGAAGACCGTGGGCGGGGATTTTGAAAATGCGACGCGAATCCGCAAGGAATACCTGGTGCGGTTCGGCACGACGCTTTCGGGCCTCATGGCGATGAACGGCACCGACCCGGACGATTTTTTCGACTTCATTCACGAACCGGAACACTTGATTTACCCCAAGGAGGCTCCGGAAAAGCTCGCGCTGTTGCTGGGCTTGAAGGGACCGCGCTTCGTGTTTACCAACGGGCGTCATGACTGGAGCGAAGCGGGCATGGCCCACATGGGAATCGATTCCGCGATAGACGGCGTGTTCGACCTGAAGATGCTCGGCTGGGAAGGCAAACCGCACGATAGCGCGTACGTGAAGATGGAACGCTGGCTGGAACGCGTTTTGCCGGAAAAGGGATGGGCGATGCCCGCGAACCCGAGCGAAATCGTGCTGCTCGAGGATTCCCTGCGCAACCTGGAACCCGCGCATGCCCGCGGCTGGACCACCATTCTCGTAAACCCGAACGTCGAAGCCCCCGCCTGGGTGGACTTCCATATCCCGCATCTGATGAATTTGCCCGATATTCTCCCCGAGGTGACTTCCCGAGCGGGTTGTGCGCATCGGTAA